A part of candidate division WOR-3 bacterium genomic DNA contains:
- the cas6 gene encoding CRISPR-associated endoribonuclease Cas6, which translates to MRLKLLVGEDKEYKIPWSYNYFLASSIYYLLSKYSLKFSYNIHSKGWSYKNKNFKLFSFSPLFPQKISFEKDYILMIGPLTFILSSPDSVFIEILESVLKKEGFLKLLCYNLPVLKTKIFEISEINNELKAKTLSPLVVSQSKKEGNKSFSIYLSPETEHFYHKLKEIIKDKFECFTGERLSDYDIEIMCESYKSKLYSIKNIKVKGYMATLNLRGNIQVLRFIMDSGLGEKTSMGFGMVEKTS; encoded by the coding sequence TTGAGGCTGAAGCTTCTGGTTGGTGAAGATAAAGAATATAAGATTCCCTGGTCATATAATTATTTTCTTGCTTCTTCTATCTATTATCTTTTAAGCAAATATAGTTTAAAATTTTCATACAATATTCATTCAAAAGGATGGAGTTATAAGAATAAAAATTTTAAACTTTTTTCCTTTTCTCCTCTTTTTCCTCAAAAAATTTCTTTTGAAAAGGATTATATATTAATGATAGGTCCTTTAACTTTTATACTTTCTTCACCAGATTCAGTTTTTATTGAAATTCTTGAAAGTGTTTTAAAAAAAGAAGGTTTTTTGAAACTCCTTTGCTATAATCTTCCTGTTTTAAAAACAAAGATATTTGAAATAAGCGAAATTAATAATGAATTAAAAGCTAAAACACTTTCTCCTCTTGTTGTATCTCAGAGCAAAAAAGAGGGGAATAAAAGTTTTTCAATTTATCTTTCTCCTGAAACCGAGCATTTTTACCATAAATTAAAAGAAATAATAAAGGATAAATTTGAATGTTTTACAGGGGAAAGGCTTTCAGATTATGATATAGAAATAATGTGTGAATCGTATAAGTCAAAGCTTTACTCCATTAAAAACATAAAAGTTAAAGGGTATATGGCTACTTTGAATTTAAGGGGTAACATTCAGGTTTTAAGATTTATAATGGATTCTGGACTGGGAGAAAAAACTTCAATGGGTTTCGGAATGGTGGAAAAAACAAGCTGA
- a CDS encoding chemotaxis protein CheC — protein MKEEGIFGIDGLREVANIGCGHAATALSGLINRKVMMSVPEVFIGDMGTVFEKVAGKTDEEAIGILLYFLGDLTGLTLLLLSKEEAISLLSLLMRERVSEINEQEESALKEVGNIITGAYMTALSDFLGLLALPTVPFLKNDNIRAILSDAFLQIEAERGFALCIKSILKIENGIEIKIAFFFLPDEHAIGIIQEKLKSFFE, from the coding sequence ATGAAAGAAGAAGGAATTTTTGGTATTGATGGCTTAAGGGAAGTAGCAAATATTGGTTGCGGTCATGCAGCCACCGCACTTTCTGGTCTTATAAACAGAAAGGTAATGATGAGTGTACCTGAGGTTTTTATAGGTGATATGGGAACCGTTTTTGAAAAAGTTGCAGGTAAGACTGATGAAGAAGCCATTGGAATTCTTCTTTATTTTTTAGGAGATCTTACCGGACTTACTCTCCTTTTACTTTCAAAAGAAGAAGCTATTTCCCTTTTATCCCTTTTAATGAGAGAAAGGGTTTCTGAAATTAATGAACAGGAAGAATCTGCTTTAAAGGAAGTGGGGAATATTATCACAGGAGCATATATGACAGCCTTATCAGATTTTCTTGGACTTTTAGCCCTACCTACGGTACCCTTTTTAAAGAATGATAATATAAGGGCTATTCTTTCAGATGCTTTTCTTCAGATTGAGGCAGAAAGAGGTTTTGCTTTATGCATAAAGTCAATTTTGAAAATAGAAAATGGGATAGAAATAAAGATAGCATTTTTCTTTTTACCTGATGAACACGCAATTGGTATAATTCAGGAAAAATTAAAATCCTTTTTTGAATGA
- a CDS encoding chemotaxis protein CheA, with protein sequence MIEKKYLELFKSEAEEILTNLEKNILELEKKPDSEKLLNEIFRLAHTLKGMAAAVEKKNIENFCHRLEDEFDDLRKGKKKELDFDFLFKALDALKMMIEEKGSFSFDELKSLKEKDKSKKFYDVEIYIDPQTPLIAARMLVILRKFKEKFNILFSEPSEDDIIKENVSNLLKITLETEREKEEIVEVVESFEDIEHYFIEEKKEIKLEEKEFEIKPLEEIRVKSEKLDTIMDRLGEIVIAKERLFSKLRQIEDREIQDNMENLERLISYLQDDVMSIRLIPAFQILERFKRFVRDKAKEMGKEAELLIEGGDIELDRALLEEMREPLLHIIRNSLDHGIELPEERLKFGKSRKGIIYIKLEREKNSVTIYIKDDGRGVDKNKVIKRAIEKGLISEEKAKVLTDKEVFELITIPGFSTKEDTTMISGRGVGLDVVKQFITRMGGFMEIESEYMKGTTIKLKLPLSLAITRGVVVDVAGNRFVIPLVFIQEIIEGSERDIKKIMGRDYMLIRDEVLPCIWMSRKLKLNGSKKEKFSALLIESDRKRALLIVDKVISQMDVVVKSLDIYIMRIPYVSGGTILWDGTPSIIIDPSKFMEN encoded by the coding sequence ATGATAGAAAAAAAATATCTTGAACTTTTTAAAAGTGAGGCAGAGGAGATATTGACAAATTTAGAGAAAAATATACTTGAGCTTGAAAAAAAACCTGATTCAGAAAAGCTATTAAATGAGATTTTTAGACTTGCGCACACTTTAAAAGGAATGGCAGCAGCTGTTGAGAAAAAGAATATAGAAAATTTTTGTCACAGACTTGAAGATGAATTTGATGATTTAAGAAAAGGCAAAAAGAAAGAGCTGGATTTTGATTTTCTTTTTAAAGCATTGGATGCTTTAAAGATGATGATTGAAGAAAAGGGGTCTTTTAGTTTTGATGAGTTAAAATCTTTAAAAGAAAAAGACAAATCCAAAAAGTTCTATGATGTAGAAATATATATTGATCCTCAAACACCTCTTATTGCTGCGAGAATGCTTGTTATTTTAAGGAAATTTAAGGAGAAATTTAATATACTTTTTTCAGAACCAAGTGAAGATGATATAATAAAAGAAAATGTTAGTAATTTACTTAAGATAACACTTGAGACTGAAAGGGAAAAAGAAGAAATTGTGGAGGTGGTTGAGAGTTTTGAAGATATAGAGCATTATTTTATTGAAGAAAAAAAGGAAATAAAGTTAGAAGAAAAAGAATTTGAAATTAAACCTCTTGAAGAAATTAGAGTTAAATCGGAGAAACTTGATACAATAATGGATAGGTTGGGAGAAATAGTTATTGCTAAGGAAAGGTTGTTTTCAAAATTAAGACAAATAGAAGATAGGGAAATACAGGACAATATGGAAAATCTTGAAAGACTTATTTCCTATCTTCAGGATGATGTTATGTCAATAAGACTAATTCCTGCTTTTCAGATTCTTGAGAGATTTAAAAGATTTGTGAGAGATAAAGCAAAAGAAATGGGAAAAGAAGCAGAACTTTTAATAGAGGGGGGGGATATTGAACTTGATAGAGCTTTACTTGAGGAGATGAGAGAACCGCTTCTTCATATAATTAGAAATTCTCTTGACCACGGAATTGAGCTCCCTGAGGAAAGATTAAAATTTGGAAAAAGTAGGAAAGGCATAATTTATATAAAACTTGAAAGGGAAAAAAATTCAGTGACAATTTATATAAAAGATGATGGAAGGGGTGTTGATAAAAATAAGGTTATTAAAAGAGCCATTGAAAAAGGTTTGATTTCAGAGGAAAAGGCAAAGGTTTTAACTGACAAAGAGGTTTTTGAACTTATAACAATTCCTGGTTTTTCAACAAAAGAGGATACTACAATGATTTCTGGCAGAGGGGTGGGGTTGGATGTGGTTAAACAGTTTATAACGAGGATGGGTGGTTTTATGGAAATTGAAAGTGAATATATGAAGGGTACTACTATAAAACTAAAATTACCTCTTTCTCTTGCTATAACAAGAGGTGTGGTTGTTGATGTAGCAGGTAACAGATTCGTTATACCCCTTGTTTTTATTCAGGAAATAATAGAGGGAAGTGAGAGAGATATAAAGAAAATTATGGGCAGAGATTATATGTTAATAAGAGATGAAGTTCTACCATGCATCTGGATGTCAAGGAAATTAAAATTGAATGGTTCAAAAAAAGAGAAGTTTTCAGCTCTTTTGATAGAAAGTGATAGAAAAAGGGCTCTTTTAATAGTGGATAAAGTTATTTCTCAGATGGATGTAGTAGTAAAATCTCTTGATATTTATATTATGAGAATACCCTATGTCTCAGGGGGAACAATTTTGTGGGATGGAACCCCATCAATTATTATAGACCCTTCAAAATTTATGGAGAATTAA
- a CDS encoding HAMP domain-containing sensor histidine kinase — protein MITKKYDYLLRLSLLTRPFIVFFSLFISYYFLREIFEISILPFIFIFLSSVVLSLLFYYSSKKGIKSPIIYLLADTFLIIGIMHFTGGPESVFSILFFLVIITSSLYLEKEKYFYFSVFLLLLYNLFLFLWTKGIIKNPFELEFKTEETLLRGYITTLSLLIASSLSYILSERARRGEKEAEKTDILAREILRNLGEIVIVKNEKGETIFKNSEIPDLLLNNKNIKEFTYDGKQYSLNYSSFDLFKEKFEIFVLRDITKEREIEQILKQKEKEKFLTELSHGLAHEIRNPLTAIQGAITTLLKVKDEDKKKRLIELIKKEIERLDLIVKAFHDYAKIKKIKKEKIYLKSFIKSLASEFGIENIEFKNEKDYIEAEPYLIQIAIQNLIRNAIEAVNGNREKVKVKLIENKIVIEDKGEGIPEEELEKVKYPFYTTKPGGLGMGLPLTERICELHGFKLILKSEKGKGTEAIIELV, from the coding sequence TTGATAACAAAAAAATATGATTATCTTTTAAGATTAAGTTTATTAACAAGACCTTTTATTGTATTTTTTTCTCTTTTTATAAGTTATTATTTTTTAAGAGAAATTTTTGAAATATCAATTTTACCTTTTATCTTTATATTTTTATCTTCAGTAGTTCTTTCTCTTCTTTTTTATTATTCATCAAAAAAAGGAATAAAATCACCAATTATTTATCTCCTTGCTGATACTTTTCTCATAATAGGAATAATGCATTTTACAGGAGGTCCTGAAAGTGTATTTTCAATTCTTTTCTTTCTTGTAATAATAACTTCATCCCTTTATCTTGAAAAAGAAAAATACTTTTATTTTTCAGTATTTTTACTTCTTTTATACAACTTATTTTTATTTTTATGGACCAAAGGAATAATAAAAAACCCTTTTGAGCTTGAATTTAAAACTGAAGAAACTTTATTAAGAGGTTATATCACAACATTATCCTTACTTATAGCCTCTTCACTATCTTACATTCTATCTGAAAGAGCAAGAAGGGGAGAAAAGGAAGCTGAAAAGACTGATATCCTTGCAAGAGAAATACTTAGAAACCTTGGAGAAATTGTAATAGTTAAAAATGAAAAAGGAGAAACAATTTTCAAAAACTCAGAAATTCCTGATTTGCTTTTAAATAATAAAAATATAAAAGAATTTACCTATGACGGGAAACAGTATTCTTTGAATTATTCATCTTTTGATTTATTTAAAGAAAAATTTGAAATTTTTGTTTTAAGGGATATTACAAAGGAAAGAGAAATAGAACAAATTTTAAAGCAGAAAGAGAAGGAAAAATTTTTAACAGAACTTTCCCATGGACTTGCTCATGAAATAAGAAATCCTCTGACAGCGATTCAGGGTGCTATAACCACCCTTTTAAAAGTAAAAGATGAAGATAAGAAGAAGCGTCTCATTGAACTTATTAAGAAGGAAATTGAAAGACTTGATTTAATTGTTAAAGCCTTTCACGATTATGCAAAAATTAAAAAAATAAAAAAGGAAAAAATATATTTAAAGAGTTTTATAAAAAGCTTAGCTTCAGAATTTGGAATAGAAAATATAGAATTTAAAAATGAGAAAGATTATATAGAAGCAGAACCCTATTTAATTCAAATAGCTATCCAGAACCTCATAAGAAATGCTATTGAGGCTGTAAATGGAAATAGGGAAAAGGTAAAAGTTAAATTAATAGAAAATAAAATAGTTATAGAAGATAAAGGGGAGGGAATACCTGAAGAAGAACTGGAAAAAGTTAAATATCCATTTTATACAACAAAACCCGGCGGGCTTGGAATGGGTTTACCTCTTACTGAAAGAATTTGTGAATTACATGGTTTTAAACTTATTCTTAAAAGTGAAAAAGGTAAAGGAACAGAAGCAATAATTGAACTTGTATGA
- a CDS encoding chemotaxis protein CheW → MEKKQIIAFRISEKEFSFLMENVLEISEPKPVVPVPLSPPHFKGIFNLRGNVIPLFDLKKRMNIEENGEGKEKFFIILSPEPKRVYACEVDTILGVFECEEIKMGEIPENLKKDIDRSLLKGQAVLEKRKFLIIDPKKIPGEVQIHFK, encoded by the coding sequence ATGGAAAAAAAACAAATAATTGCTTTTAGAATTTCTGAAAAGGAATTTTCTTTTCTTATGGAAAATGTTCTTGAAATTTCAGAACCAAAACCAGTTGTTCCTGTTCCACTTTCTCCACCACATTTTAAAGGAATTTTTAACTTAAGGGGTAATGTTATACCTCTTTTTGATTTAAAGAAAAGAATGAACATTGAAGAAAATGGAGAAGGTAAAGAAAAGTTTTTTATTATACTTTCTCCTGAGCCTAAAAGAGTTTATGCTTGTGAAGTGGATACAATTTTAGGAGTTTTTGAATGTGAAGAGATTAAAATGGGTGAAATTCCAGAAAATCTAAAAAAAGATATAGATAGGTCCCTTTTAAAAGGTCAAGCTGTTCTTGAGAAGAGAAAATTTTTAATAATAGATCCAAAAAAGATTCCCGGTGAGGTTCAAATCCATTTTAAATAG
- a CDS encoding type II secretion system F family protein, whose protein sequence is MPTFVWKGRTPEGRAVEGEMSADSQQEVISALRKRNIIPISVNIKEKKKLPSLEDLFPAKIKVDEMAMFTKQFATMLEAGLPLMDALNTLYIQTKNRTLKKTIGKIAEDLEGGYTLADSMRKHKKVFSDLYVNMVEAGEKGGALGEILIRLAEYLEKTADLQRKIKGAMVYPVIVLVVAIAATVALLVFVIPTFANLYEGFGAELPFLTKMVIGLSNFVKKFILLIILFIVAIVVGLRMWYGTDPGKEVIDRILLKFPIIGNLIHKQALSRFSRTLSTLLRSGVPLIDSMDITSKTTGNRVVQHALERARNSIREGSTISSPLQKSGIFPPLVVQMVHIGEQSGNLDEMLLKVSEFYDKEVDAAVDALTSALEPLIMVVLGGVVGTMVIAMYLPIFKLIPTLMQSLSK, encoded by the coding sequence ATGCCAACTTTTGTATGGAAAGGAAGAACCCCTGAAGGAAGAGCAGTTGAAGGAGAGATGTCAGCGGATTCACAGCAGGAAGTAATTTCAGCTTTAAGAAAAAGAAATATCATACCAATTTCTGTAAATATTAAAGAAAAAAAGAAATTACCCTCTCTTGAAGACCTTTTTCCAGCAAAAATAAAAGTTGATGAAATGGCCATGTTTACAAAACAGTTTGCAACAATGTTGGAAGCTGGTCTCCCTTTAATGGATGCTTTAAACACTCTTTATATTCAGACTAAAAATAGAACACTTAAAAAAACAATAGGAAAAATTGCAGAAGACCTTGAAGGTGGTTATACTCTTGCAGATTCTATGAGAAAACATAAAAAAGTCTTCTCTGACCTCTATGTTAATATGGTAGAAGCAGGAGAAAAAGGTGGTGCTTTAGGTGAGATACTCATACGTCTTGCTGAATACCTTGAAAAAACTGCTGATTTGCAGAGAAAAATTAAAGGTGCAATGGTTTACCCTGTTATAGTTTTAGTTGTAGCCATTGCAGCAACAGTAGCCCTGCTTGTATTTGTTATTCCAACCTTTGCTAATCTTTATGAAGGCTTTGGTGCAGAACTTCCCTTTCTCACAAAGATGGTTATTGGACTTTCCAATTTTGTTAAAAAATTTATTTTATTAATCATTTTATTTATTGTTGCAATTGTTGTGGGATTAAGAATGTGGTATGGAACAGATCCAGGAAAGGAAGTTATAGATAGAATTTTGTTAAAATTTCCTATAATCGGTAACCTTATTCACAAACAGGCACTTTCAAGATTTTCAAGAACCCTTTCCACACTTTTAAGAAGTGGTGTTCCCTTAATAGACTCAATGGACATAACATCCAAAACAACTGGAAACAGAGTTGTCCAGCATGCCTTAGAAAGAGCAAGAAATTCAATAAGAGAAGGATCAACAATTTCTTCACCCTTACAAAAATCAGGAATATTTCCTCCACTTGTTGTCCAGATGGTACACATAGGAGAGCAATCCGGAAATCTTGATGAAATGTTATTAAAAGTATCTGAGTTCTATGATAAAGAAGTGGATGCAGCTGTGGATGCCCTTACATCAGCGCTTGAACCTCTAATTATGGTGGTACTTGGCGGGGTTGTGGGAACCATGGTTATAGCCATGTATTTACCTATATTCAAACTTATACCAACTTTAATGCAAAGCCTTTCTAAATAA
- a CDS encoding response regulator produces the protein MNPRVLIVDDAQFMRKLLADILKKGGYEICGEASNGEEAVRLYRELKPDIVTMDIVMPDKSGIDAVREIISFDPHAKIIMVSAMGQQPLVLEAIQAGAKDYIVKPFQPARVLEAVERVIKSK, from the coding sequence ATGAATCCGAGAGTATTAATAGTAGATGATGCACAATTTATGAGGAAACTTCTTGCAGATATATTAAAAAAGGGTGGTTATGAAATATGTGGAGAGGCTTCAAATGGTGAAGAGGCTGTAAGACTTTATAGGGAACTTAAACCTGATATTGTGACAATGGATATAGTCATGCCTGATAAAAGTGGAATAGACGCAGTTAGAGAAATAATATCTTTTGATCCTCATGCAAAAATAATAATGGTATCTGCTATGGGACAACAACCCCTTGTTCTTGAAGCTATTCAGGCTGGAGCTAAGGACTACATAGTAAAACCTTTCCAGCCCGCTAGGGTCCTTGAAGCTGTTGAAAGAGTCATAAAGTCAAAATGA
- a CDS encoding sigma-54 dependent transcriptional regulator, whose amino-acid sequence MKRKILIIDDEKSILEWIKIALEDKYKVLTTTNPELALSKIKEEKPDLIITDIKMPGISGFEILEEAKKINFNIPVIMITAYASLESVIEAFRKGASDYLIKPFSEEELIYRIEKYLPFIKEDKEFIAVDEKTLEIKKLALKASYSDVPVFLYGESGVGKEVVARFIHKNSNRKDKNFVAVNCAALPSELLESELFGYKKGAFTGAFKDKKGLLEIADGGTIFLDEISEMPFNLQSKLLRVIETKEIIPIGSLEPKKIDIKIISATNKEPKEAIKEGKLREDLYYRLSTFPIYIPPLRERKKDIPALTQYFLKNLSKKMKKEFVLDDEVLKILMEYEWRGNVRELENVIERACIICDGFIIKKEHLPFEIVEKSETQRSLKELEEKMILKTLEEFNGNVKKAAQKLGLHPSTIYRKLKKIK is encoded by the coding sequence ATGAAAAGGAAGATTCTTATTATAGATGATGAGAAATCAATTTTAGAGTGGATAAAAATTGCCCTGGAAGATAAATATAAAGTTCTAACTACAACCAATCCAGAACTGGCTTTGAGTAAAATAAAAGAGGAAAAACCTGACCTTATTATAACAGATATTAAAATGCCAGGAATTTCAGGATTTGAAATTTTAGAGGAAGCAAAAAAAATTAATTTTAATATACCAGTTATAATGATAACAGCTTACGCGTCCCTTGAATCTGTTATTGAAGCCTTCAGAAAAGGAGCTTCAGATTATCTAATAAAACCTTTCTCAGAAGAAGAACTAATTTATAGGATTGAAAAATACTTACCTTTCATAAAAGAAGATAAAGAATTTATCGCAGTTGATGAAAAAACACTTGAAATAAAAAAACTCGCCTTAAAGGCTTCCTATTCTGATGTTCCTGTTTTTTTATATGGTGAAAGTGGAGTAGGAAAAGAAGTAGTTGCAAGATTCATTCATAAAAATTCAAATAGAAAAGATAAAAATTTCGTAGCAGTAAACTGTGCAGCCCTACCTTCTGAACTCCTTGAATCAGAACTTTTCGGGTATAAAAAGGGAGCATTTACCGGTGCATTTAAAGATAAAAAAGGACTTTTAGAAATAGCTGATGGTGGAACTATTTTTCTTGATGAAATTTCAGAAATGCCTTTCAATCTTCAAAGCAAATTATTGAGAGTAATAGAAACAAAAGAAATAATACCCATAGGTTCTCTTGAACCAAAAAAAATAGATATAAAAATCATAAGTGCTACAAATAAAGAACCGAAAGAGGCAATTAAAGAAGGTAAATTAAGGGAAGATTTATATTACAGATTATCAACCTTTCCTATATACATTCCGCCTCTAAGAGAAAGGAAAAAGGATATACCAGCTTTAACTCAATACTTTCTTAAAAACTTATCAAAGAAAATGAAAAAAGAGTTTGTCCTTGATGATGAGGTACTTAAGATTTTAATGGAATATGAGTGGAGGGGAAATGTGAGGGAATTGGAAAATGTTATTGAAAGAGCCTGTATTATATGCGATGGTTTTATTATTAAAAAAGAACATTTACCCTTTGAAATTGTTGAAAAATCTGAAACTCAAAGGAGTTTAAAAGAACTTGAAGAAAAAATGATACTTAAAACCCTTGAAGAATTTAACGGAAATGTTAAGAAAGCAGCTCAAAAGCTGGGGTTGCATCCCTCAACAATTTACAGAAAATTAAAAAAAATTAAATAA
- a CDS encoding tetratricopeptide repeat protein: protein MRSPTQEEIRILKSFATKIDPFDPAAHNNLAVVYFNRGLFDEAINELKKALDIDPDFNIARINLEIILKKTKKKEDLIDKYFRKVEQNPEDINARLEYAKTLYQLAKYSHALREYREVLLRDSKNKEAIKGVIRCYKKMGKFPEAIAAIRRAQRILPEDLDIKLDLGEVLYNQGNYDSAIKVLREVIEKDPNNAKAHLYLSFALGEKGYLEEALEEAIKAKELDPRISKVQGALGIDEEAPSIEELLQESIGIIEIKADPFESRLNLLEAYKNKLFLREAKNILEELKKMDDTRPELKKIEAEIFLLEENWDRAISLIEEIKEKDFHTWNMYAIALSRRGDTEKARKIFEGIKNYPYALNNLACIIANENREKAKEYFQRSYEIEPGFIVPLYNLSLIAIEENNLEKALQYLKEINEIEKENPFYLTLYAKILNEIGEKDKAKELLREALRIEPDFSYAAFLLSKINGEDVSFKEEEKANVFQYLFAIEGSPRPVESRIFPSKEVEEFEGDKFLELKKVKILLKNRDFENALKLLLPLNKKYPEDKEILYLLALAYENLGFYENAENFYFKLLKEKEDDRIRLHLAHVFYRTKRYDRAEEELDKIIKKDKEYIDVLLLKAKIKERKGELNEALEVLKRVLKKSKPDTKIIMWFGELLEKLERYEEARKEYEKIIKEDSKNKEALYAYARCSLKLKDEENFRNKVEILKKEGFNKYADLLIAIDLTAKGKYKEAIELFKSLQKDFFLKEELHFYFGVCYALIGKYAKAIEEWTKVVRLSENSPLAKKAKEYSALALKWLKMLEKEVRI from the coding sequence ATGAGATCTCCTACTCAGGAAGAGATTAGAATTTTGAAGTCTTTTGCTACAAAGATTGATCCCTTTGATCCAGCAGCTCATAACAATCTTGCGGTAGTTTATTTCAACAGAGGCTTATTTGATGAGGCTATTAATGAGCTTAAAAAAGCTCTTGATATTGATCCAGATTTTAATATAGCAAGAATCAATCTTGAAATAATTTTAAAAAAAACCAAGAAAAAAGAAGATCTTATTGATAAATATTTTAGGAAAGTAGAACAAAATCCTGAGGATATTAATGCAAGGCTTGAATATGCAAAGACCCTTTACCAATTAGCAAAATACTCACATGCTTTGAGGGAGTATAGAGAGGTTTTGCTAAGAGATTCAAAAAATAAGGAAGCAATTAAAGGGGTGATAAGATGTTACAAGAAGATGGGAAAATTTCCAGAGGCAATTGCAGCAATTAGAAGAGCGCAAAGAATTCTACCAGAAGATTTAGATATTAAACTTGATCTGGGAGAAGTTTTATATAATCAGGGAAATTATGACTCAGCAATAAAAGTTCTAAGAGAAGTAATCGAAAAAGACCCAAACAATGCAAAAGCCCATCTTTATCTTTCCTTTGCCCTTGGAGAAAAAGGATATTTAGAAGAAGCCTTAGAAGAAGCTATAAAGGCAAAAGAACTTGATCCCAGAATATCAAAAGTTCAAGGAGCACTTGGTATAGATGAAGAAGCTCCATCTATTGAGGAATTATTACAGGAATCCATAGGAATAATTGAGATAAAAGCAGATCCTTTTGAATCAAGACTTAATCTTCTTGAAGCATACAAAAACAAACTCTTCTTGAGGGAAGCAAAGAATATTCTTGAAGAACTAAAGAAAATGGATGATACAAGACCCGAATTAAAGAAGATAGAGGCTGAGATTTTTCTGCTTGAAGAGAATTGGGATAGAGCTATTTCTTTAATAGAAGAAATTAAAGAAAAGGACTTTCATACATGGAATATGTACGCAATAGCTCTTTCGAGAAGGGGAGATACAGAAAAAGCAAGAAAAATTTTTGAAGGGATAAAGAATTATCCTTATGCTTTAAATAATTTAGCCTGTATAATAGCAAATGAAAATAGAGAAAAAGCCAAAGAATATTTTCAGAGATCCTATGAAATTGAGCCAGGTTTTATAGTTCCACTTTATAATCTATCTCTCATAGCAATTGAAGAGAATAATTTGGAAAAAGCCCTTCAGTATCTTAAAGAAATTAATGAAATTGAAAAGGAGAACCCATTTTATCTTACTCTTTATGCAAAAATACTTAATGAGATTGGAGAAAAAGACAAAGCAAAAGAACTTTTGAGAGAGGCTTTAAGAATAGAACCTGATTTTTCCTATGCTGCCTTTTTGCTTTCAAAAATAAACGGTGAAGATGTTAGTTTTAAGGAAGAAGAAAAGGCAAATGTATTCCAATATCTTTTTGCTATTGAAGGTTCCCCAAGACCTGTTGAATCAAGAATTTTCCCTTCTAAAGAGGTTGAAGAATTTGAAGGCGATAAGTTTCTTGAGTTAAAAAAGGTAAAAATTCTTTTAAAGAATAGGGATTTTGAAAATGCTCTTAAATTACTCCTTCCCCTTAATAAAAAATATCCTGAGGATAAGGAGATTCTTTATTTACTTGCTCTTGCTTATGAAAATCTTGGTTTTTATGAAAATGCAGAGAATTTTTATTTTAAATTACTTAAAGAAAAAGAAGACGATAGAATAAGATTACATCTTGCCCATGTATTTTACAGAACAAAAAGATATGATAGGGCAGAAGAAGAATTAGATAAGATTATAAAAAAAGATAAAGAGTACATTGATGTTTTGCTTTTAAAGGCAAAAATAAAGGAAAGAAAGGGTGAATTGAATGAAGCCTTGGAAGTGTTAAAAAGGGTATTAAAAAAATCTAAACCTGATACTAAGATAATAATGTGGTTTGGTGAATTGCTTGAAAAACTGGAAAGATACGAAGAGGCAAGAAAAGAGTATGAAAAAATCATTAAAGAAGATAGTAAAAATAAGGAGGCACTTTATGCATATGCGAGATGTTCTTTAAAATTAAAAGATGAAGAAAATTTTAGAAATAAAGTAGAAATTTTAAAGAAAGAGGGATTTAATAAATATGCTGACCTTCTAATTGCCATTGATCTTACAGCAAAGGGTAAATATAAGGAAGCTATAGAGCTTTTTAAATCCTTACAAAAGGATTTCTTTTTAAAAGAAGAATTGCATTTCTATTTCGGGGTATGCTATGCTTTAATTGGAAAGTATGCAAAAGCAATTGAAGAATGGACTAAAGTTGTGAGGCTTTCCGAGAATTCACCTCTTGCAAAAAAAGCAAAGGAATACTCAGCACTT